The Streptomyces achromogenes DNA segment AAGTACCCGACGTCGACCGACGGATGGTCGCTGCGCTTCTCGAACACCACGAACGCGGCGAGGACCGCCAGTCCGGCCCCGATGGTCACGAGCACGGTCGGGTCGGTGAAGTCGGCCAGCTCGCCGCCCTTGATGATGCCGTAGACGAGCAGCACGAGGCCGACGACCGACAGGGCGACGCCGACGGGGTCGAGGCGGCCGGGGTTCGGGTCGCGGGACTCGGGCACCAGCCACATCATCAGCCCGAACGCGAGCAGCACGATGGGCACGTTGATGAGGAACACCGAGCCCCACCAGAAGTGCGCGAGGAGCAGACCTCCGGTGATGGGCCCGATCGCGATGGCGAGCCCGACGCCGCCCGCCCAGATGCCGATCGCCTTGGGCTGCTCCTCGCGCTCGAAGACGTTCATCAGGACGGCGAGGGTCGCGGGCATCACGAAGGCGGCGCCGAGGGCCATCAGCGCGCGGAAGGCGATGAGCTGGGCGGGCGAGCCGGACTCGGCCGCGAGCGCGGAGCCGATGCCGAACACGGCGAGCCCGCCGAGCAGGACCTTCTTGCGGCCGATCCGGTCGCCGAGGAGCCCTGCGGAGAACAGCAGTCCCGCGAAGACGAGCGTGTAGGCGTTGATCGCCCACTCCAGCTCGCTCTGGGTGGCGCCGAGGCCGGTCGGGGCGGGCGTCGAGATCGTCTTGATCGCGACGTTCAGGATCGAGTTGTCGAGCACCACGATCAGCAGGCTCAGCATCAGGACGCCGAGGATCGCCCAACGACGCCGGTGCACCGCTTCCGGTATCCGCGGAGCGGTGGGGACGGCAGGAGTAGTCATGGCGCCGAGCTTAGGACGTTTCCGATACGGACCCGTCTCGTATCGGAAAGCGGGAGCGCGTTTCTTACTGAGGTTTTACCCACAGGGGGCGCTCTGGCTCTCGCCCGGGCGAAGTGCCACCATGGGCAGTGGTCCGGGGACGCCGTGAGGGCGCCTCGAGATGACGTTAGGAGCCGTTGCCATGACGCAGCTCTCGGCTGCCCGGAATGTCCCGCAGAAACCCACCGACGGCAGCAACGCGCTGTACGGGGGCAAGGGCACCCGCCGTATCACCGTCCGCGACATCGCCCTCGCCAAGGAACGCGGCGAGAAGTGGCCCATGCTCACCGCCTACGACGCGATGACCGCCTCCGTCTTCGACGAGGCCGGGATCCCCGTGATGCTCGTGGGCGACTCGGCGGGCAACTGCCACCTCGGCTACGAGACGACTGTGCCCGTCACCCTCGACGAGATGACCATGCTGTCCGCGGCGGTCGTACGGGGCACCTCCCGTGCGCTGATCGTCGGCGACCTGCCGTTCGGCTCCTACCAGGAGGGTCCGGTGCAGGCGCTGCGCTCGGCGACGCGCCTGGTGAAGGAGGCCGGGGTCGGGGCCGTGAAGCTGGAGGGCGGCGAGCGCTCGCACCGGCAGATCGAGCTCCTCGTCGAGTCCGGCATTCCGGTGATGGCGCACATCGGCCTGACCCCGCAGTCCGTGAACGCGATGGGTTACCGCGTGCAGGGGCGCGGCGAGGAGGCGGCCCAGCAGCTCCTGCGGGACGCCAAGGCCGTACAGGACGCGGGCGCGTTCGCGGTGGTGCTGGAGCTGGTCCCGGCGGAGCTGGCGGCCGAGGTCACGCGGGTGCTGCACATCCCGACCGTCGGCATCGGCGCCGGTCCGGAGACGGACGCCCAGGTACTGGTGTGGACCGACATGCTCGGGCTGACCGGGGGCCGGGTGCCGAAGTTCGTCAAGCAGTACGCGAACCTGCGGCAGGTCATGGGCGACGCGGCGAAGGCGTTCGCAGAGGACGTCGTCGGCGGCACGTTCCCGCTGGACGAGCACAGCGTGCACTGAGCCTCCCGCGCCGACCGGGTGGACGCCGGGCCTCTGCTCCGGGACCGGAGTCTCCCCCGGCCGCGTCCACCCGGTCGGCGCGCTGTAGGCGGTCTGTAGGCGGTCTGTCGGCTCCCGCAGGCGCCGGCGGCCAGGTGTCGGCGGGCTGTCGGAGGTCTGTCGGCGGGGGTCGCCACTGTTGCGGCATGACGCGAATCCACCACAACCCCAGCGGCGCGGGCAGCGCCGTGACCGTCCGGGGGCTGGTCAAGCACTACGGCGAGACCAAGGCACTGGACGGGGTCGACCTCGATGTCCGCGAAGGCACCGTGATGGGGGTCCTCGGGCCGAACGGCGCCGGGAAGACCACCCTCGTGCGGATCCTGTCCACCCTGCTGGCCGCCGACGGCGGCCGGGCGACCGTCGCCGGCTACGACGTCGCGGCGCAGCCCCGGCAGCTGCGCCGGGTGATCGGCCTCACCGGTCAGTACGCCTCCGTCGACGAGAAGCTCCCCGGATGGGAGAACCTGTACCTCATCGGGCGGCTGCTCGACCTGCCGCGCAAGGAAGCGCGGACGCGTGCCGACGAGCTGCTGGAGCGGTTCTCGCTCACCGAGGCCGCCAGGCGGCCCGTGGCCACCTACTCCGGTGGCATGCGGCGACGGCTGGACCTCGCCGCGTCGATGATCGGACGGCCGAACGTGCTGTTCCTCGACGAACCCACCACCGGGCTCGACCCCCGCACCCGCAACGAGGTGTGGACGGAGGTCAAGTCCATGGTCGGGGACGGCGTCACCGTGCTGCTGACCACCCAGTACATGGAGGAGGCCGAGCAGCTCGCCTCCGAGCTGACCGTCGTCGACCGGGGCAAGGTCATCGCGGGCGGCGGCATCGAGGAGCTGAAGGCCCGGGTCGGCGGCCGCACCCTGCGGATCCGGCCAGCCGACCCGCTGCAACTGCGACCGCTGGCCGGCTGGCTCGACGAGCTCGGCATCACCGGGCTCGCCGCCACCGCCGTGGACGCCGAACGCGGCTCGGTCCTGGTGCCCGTACTCAGCGACGAGCAACTGACGGCCGTCATCGGCGCGGTCAGCGCCCGCGGCGTCACCCTGACCTCCCTCACCACCGAACTGCCCAGCCTGGACGAGGTGTTCCTCTCCCTCACCGGCCACCTCGCAGGCTCCACCCCGAACGACGCCAGGCCCACCGAGACCCGCGAGGAGGTCGCCGTATGAGCGCGGCCACGATCGACATCAGCACGGCAGCCGACGCGCGCATCCCGCTGCGCAGCCACCTGCGGCACACCGGCGCGCTGATCCGCCGCAACCTGCTGTGGATCAGACAGGACCCGGAGTCGATGTTCGACGCGGTCCTCTTCCCGGTGATCTTCACCCTGCTCTTCGTGTACGTCTTCGGCGGCTCCATCGGGCAGTCGCTGGGCGGCGGTCAGGAGGCGTACGTGCAGTACGTCATTCCCGGCCTGCTGGCCATGATGGGGATGAACATGGCGCAGGGCGTGGGCACCGGCTTCAACACGGACTTCAACTCCGGGGTCATGGACCGCTTCCGGTCGCTGCCCATCGGACGGGGCTCGGTGCTCTTCGCCAAGATCGCCGTGGAGCTGATGCGCATGCTGGTCGCGTGCGCGATCCTCATGGTGGTGGCCGTCCTGGTGGGCTTCGACATCACCCACTGGCCCGGTCTCTTCGCCGCCGTGGGACTGGCCACGGTGTTCGGCTCGGCCCTGATGTGGGTGTTCCTCACCCTCGGCGTGGTGATGAAGAGCGCGCAGTCCGTGCAGGCGATGGGCTTCCTGGTGCTGATGCCGCTGCAGTTCGGCTCGTCGATCTTCGCGCCGACCCGGTCGATGCCCGGCTGGCTGCAGAACTTCACCGCGTACAACCCGCTGTCCGCGCTCGCCGACGCGGCGCGCGGACTCATGGTGGGCGGTCCGGTCGCGCACGGCCTGTGGGTGACCCTCGCCTGGTCGGCGGGGCTCACCGCGGTGATGGCGCCGATCGCGATCCACACGTTCCGCACGAAGACCTGAGCCGCGGACAGTGCGCCGGGCCGGCACGATGCGGGCCTGCACGATGCGGGCCGGGACGACGCGGGCGGGCCCCTCCGGACACGTCACACCAGGGCGGTGGCCTCCTCGTAGGAGAGGCCGCCGCCCTCGGCGTACGCCCGCTCGAAGCGTTCGTCGCCGAGCGCCGCGCGCGTGCGGCTCAGGGCGAGTTCACGGGCCTCGCGCTCCAGACGGGGGAAGACGTGGCGCGGCGGCAGCAGGGCGGCGGCGGCTCCGAGACAGCGGGCGGCCGCGTCCGCGCCGTCGTTCAGGCCGATGAGGGCGGTGGCGGCGATGGCGAGGTAGAAGGAGCACAGGTGCGGGGCGACGGCCCGGGACACCGGGTCGGTCGCCCGGCCGAGGGCGGCGCGGATCCCGGGCAGGGCCTGCTCGTACCGGCCGTCTACCACCTCCAGCCAGGCCTCCGCGCCCAGGATGAACGCGTCGAAGACCGCGAAGTTGCCGAAGCTGAAGCACTCGCGCAGCAGCCGGAGCTGTTCGCGCGCCTCGGCGATGCGCCCGGTCGAGCCGAGCCAGCCGGCCAGGAAGAGACGGGCCGCGGGGACGGCCTCGTTGCCGCCGTGCGCCGGCCCGTCGATCACCTCGCGCAGCAGGCGCTCGCCCTGCTCCGCGTCGCCCGCCTCCAGCAGCACGCTGCCCAGCCGGGCTCCGAGGACCGCCGACTGGGCGCGGGCGCCGATCTGCTCGGCGTGCGTCCTCGCGACCACGTAGTCGGCGGCGGCGCGGCGGTAGTCGCCCAGCCGCTCATGCGCTTCGGCGCGCGCGGACAGGGCTTCCACGATGCCCCACACGTCGCCGAGACGGCGGTAGATCTCCAGGGCCTCGTCCGCGTCGCGGAAGGCGTTGCCGGCCCAGTCGGCCCGGTTGGCGAGGATGTTCGCGCGCATCTGCAGGCAGGAGGCGAGCTCCCACTCGAAACCGGGCGTGCGGCGGCAGGTGTCCACGTTGGCGTCGACGATGACGCGCATGCGGTCCGTGTCGCCGGTCAGCATCACGGCGAAGAACCAGAGCAGGCCGGGCGCCCGGCAGGTCTGCGGGAGACCGGGCTCGTAGGCCTTCGCGATCAGGGTCAGTTTGCGCTGCGCCGCCGGGGTCTGCCAGTCGTCCAACTGGTTCTCCAGGCAGGCCAGATGGGCCAGATGGACGCCACGGCGGGCCTCCAGCAGGGTCTCGCCGGTGAGCGGCGGCGGGGAGTCGGTGCAGGGCTTCCACACCGGGGCCGCCCGGCGCAGCGGCTCGGCGAAGGGGTCGGGGCCGAGGGCCATGACCTCGGCGCACCAGGCTCCCGCCTCGAGGCGCAGGTCCCGCATCTGCCAGTACCAGATGAGGGACAGCGTCAGGCTGAGCGCCTCCTGCTCGTCGCGGGCGGCGACCGCGCGGCGCAGCGCGGTGCGCAGGTTCTCGTACTCCAGCTGGATGCTTTCGGCGGCCTCGCGCTGACCGGGACCGCGCAGCAACGGCTCGGTGGTGCGGGCGAACTCGCGGTAGTACGTCAGGTGTGCGCGCTCGGCGGCGGCCCGTCCGCCCGACTCGTCCAGCCGCTCGGCCGCGTACTCGGCGACCGTCTCCAGCAGCCGGTAGCGCATGTCCCCGCCGGGCGCCGGGGCAGCGACGACGAGGGACTTGTCGACCAACGAGGCGAGGGTGTCGAGGAGTTCGCGGGGCGGCCGGCCCGCGCGGGCGTCCCGCACGTCACCGCGGCCGTCCCCGCCGCCGTCCCCGCCTCGGTTCGGGGCTGCGCCGCACACGGCTTCCACGGCGGCGAGGTCGCAGCCGCGCGCGAAGACCGACAACCGGGCGAGGACATCGCGTTCGTCCGCGTCGAGCAGGTCCCAGGACCAGTCGACGACGGCCCGCAGGGTCTGCTGGCGCGGCAGCACCGTGCGGCTGCCGGAGGTGAGGAGCCTGAAGCGGTCGTCGAGGCGGTCGGCGATCTGGCGTGGCGTCAGCATGCGCAGGCGCGCGGCGGCCAGTTCGAGGGCGAGGGGCAGACCGTCCAGACGCCGGCAGATCTCGGCGCAGGCCTCGGGGTCGTCCTCGGTGCGAAAGCCCGGCCGGGCGGCCGCACCGCGGTCGGCGAGCAGCCGCAGGGCGGTGGGCTCGGGCAGCGGATCGAGCGGGCGCAGCCGCTCACCGGGCACGCCGAGCGGCTCGCGGCTGGTGGCCAGCACCGTCACCCGCGGGCAGCGCGCCAGCAGTTCCTCGACGAGCCGGGCGGCCGCCTCCACCACGTGCTCGCAGTTGTCGAGAATGATCAGCATGCGGCGCCGGGCGCAGTGCTCGACCAGGCGCTCCACGGGGTCGCCGTGGCGTTCGGCGGCGGCCCGCAGCTCCTCCGCGCCGGCGCCGTACAGCACGGTCTCGCGGGCTCCCACGGCGGTGAGGACGGCCTGCGGCACGGCATCCGGGGCGGCGACGGGCGCGAGCTCGGCCAGCCACACGCCGTCGCTCGCGATGTGCCGTACGGTCTCGGCGGCCTCCTGCGACAGCCGTGTCTTGCCGGCCCCGCCGGGCCCGAGCAGGGTGACGAGCCGCGCGCCGGCCAGGTCCTCCCGGATGGCCGCGATGTCGTCCTCCCGGCCGACGAAGGAGGTGAGCCGGGCGCGGAGGTTGCCGGCGGCCTGCGGTCCCGAGGTC contains these protein-coding regions:
- a CDS encoding MFS transporter, giving the protein MTTPAVPTAPRIPEAVHRRRWAILGVLMLSLLIVVLDNSILNVAIKTISTPAPTGLGATQSELEWAINAYTLVFAGLLFSAGLLGDRIGRKKVLLGGLAVFGIGSALAAESGSPAQLIAFRALMALGAAFVMPATLAVLMNVFEREEQPKAIGIWAGGVGLAIAIGPITGGLLLAHFWWGSVFLINVPIVLLAFGLMMWLVPESRDPNPGRLDPVGVALSVVGLVLLVYGIIKGGELADFTDPTVLVTIGAGLAVLAAFVVFEKRSDHPSVDVGYFRNKVFSAAISVIALVFFALMGVTFFSVFYTQSVRGYSPLQTGLLLLPLAAAQLIFAPRARLVVDRIGVRATTTAAMLLLTATLAAFALLEADTPIWLLEVVFFCMGAGMAHIMTPTSVVIMQALPREKAGSASALSNTFRQVGGALGIAVLGSVLSTSYRDGIEGSLGTLPEGLRHTAGESIEATLGVAASLGDRGRALVGPANDAFLHAMHVTALCGAGVALVGAAVVAAFLPGRPKPVPADAEEEQPARTTS
- the panB gene encoding 3-methyl-2-oxobutanoate hydroxymethyltransferase, with amino-acid sequence MTQLSAARNVPQKPTDGSNALYGGKGTRRITVRDIALAKERGEKWPMLTAYDAMTASVFDEAGIPVMLVGDSAGNCHLGYETTVPVTLDEMTMLSAAVVRGTSRALIVGDLPFGSYQEGPVQALRSATRLVKEAGVGAVKLEGGERSHRQIELLVESGIPVMAHIGLTPQSVNAMGYRVQGRGEEAAQQLLRDAKAVQDAGAFAVVLELVPAELAAEVTRVLHIPTVGIGAGPETDAQVLVWTDMLGLTGGRVPKFVKQYANLRQVMGDAAKAFAEDVVGGTFPLDEHSVH
- a CDS encoding ATP-binding cassette domain-containing protein codes for the protein MTRIHHNPSGAGSAVTVRGLVKHYGETKALDGVDLDVREGTVMGVLGPNGAGKTTLVRILSTLLAADGGRATVAGYDVAAQPRQLRRVIGLTGQYASVDEKLPGWENLYLIGRLLDLPRKEARTRADELLERFSLTEAARRPVATYSGGMRRRLDLAASMIGRPNVLFLDEPTTGLDPRTRNEVWTEVKSMVGDGVTVLLTTQYMEEAEQLASELTVVDRGKVIAGGGIEELKARVGGRTLRIRPADPLQLRPLAGWLDELGITGLAATAVDAERGSVLVPVLSDEQLTAVIGAVSARGVTLTSLTTELPSLDEVFLSLTGHLAGSTPNDARPTETREEVAV
- a CDS encoding ABC transporter permease yields the protein MSAATIDISTAADARIPLRSHLRHTGALIRRNLLWIRQDPESMFDAVLFPVIFTLLFVYVFGGSIGQSLGGGQEAYVQYVIPGLLAMMGMNMAQGVGTGFNTDFNSGVMDRFRSLPIGRGSVLFAKIAVELMRMLVACAILMVVAVLVGFDITHWPGLFAAVGLATVFGSALMWVFLTLGVVMKSAQSVQAMGFLVLMPLQFGSSIFAPTRSMPGWLQNFTAYNPLSALADAARGLMVGGPVAHGLWVTLAWSAGLTAVMAPIAIHTFRTKT
- a CDS encoding AfsR/SARP family transcriptional regulator, whose translation is MNPVRYRILGTTQALRPDGSSVAVGGARLRALLTVLALRAGRSVPAGLLVEEVWTGDPPADAQGALQALVGRLRRALGADAIDSAEGGYRLAAAPDDVDLHRFERLTGDGVRALADGDPAKAAVLLDDALALWHGPALADLPDRTAEAGRWDARRLDALRARHTAAIAQGQAGQALPELTALCDAHPLDEPLQALRLRALRDAGRTAQALVAYDEVRRLLADRLGADPGPELRTLHTELLNPGDMDATDVPNASGGPWLTRDAGAGKGAAGVPGGPGSSRDAEVPHGSGAAGGRGRSGVPGDPGSSRVPGDAEGSLDCGVPGGPGGSRDPGLSRGSGVSPDVRGVDRPDGSDRSDGFGGTGGLDGTGGTGGTGGFRGPGGPERHAFSGVPGRRTAAESAERAGRPESVAPGDVASALPRPAASGPVGPGPVGPGAGTSGPQAAGNLRARLTSFVGREDDIAAIREDLAGARLVTLLGPGGAGKTRLSQEAAETVRHIASDGVWLAELAPVAAPDAVPQAVLTAVGARETVLYGAGAEELRAAAERHGDPVERLVEHCARRRMLIILDNCEHVVEAAARLVEELLARCPRVTVLATSREPLGVPGERLRPLDPLPEPTALRLLADRGAAARPGFRTEDDPEACAEICRRLDGLPLALELAAARLRMLTPRQIADRLDDRFRLLTSGSRTVLPRQQTLRAVVDWSWDLLDADERDVLARLSVFARGCDLAAVEAVCGAAPNRGGDGGGDGRGDVRDARAGRPPRELLDTLASLVDKSLVVAAPAPGGDMRYRLLETVAEYAAERLDESGGRAAAERAHLTYYREFARTTEPLLRGPGQREAAESIQLEYENLRTALRRAVAARDEQEALSLTLSLIWYWQMRDLRLEAGAWCAEVMALGPDPFAEPLRRAAPVWKPCTDSPPPLTGETLLEARRGVHLAHLACLENQLDDWQTPAAQRKLTLIAKAYEPGLPQTCRAPGLLWFFAVMLTGDTDRMRVIVDANVDTCRRTPGFEWELASCLQMRANILANRADWAGNAFRDADEALEIYRRLGDVWGIVEALSARAEAHERLGDYRRAAADYVVARTHAEQIGARAQSAVLGARLGSVLLEAGDAEQGERLLREVIDGPAHGGNEAVPAARLFLAGWLGSTGRIAEAREQLRLLRECFSFGNFAVFDAFILGAEAWLEVVDGRYEQALPGIRAALGRATDPVSRAVAPHLCSFYLAIAATALIGLNDGADAAARCLGAAAALLPPRHVFPRLEREARELALSRTRAALGDERFERAYAEGGGLSYEEATALV